The Vescimonas coprocola genome includes a window with the following:
- a CDS encoding MATE family efflux transporter — MQDQRSLLAQFLRFSSATVASLMVFSLYSIVDGLFVAKGVGDYAMAAVNLAVPFTNVMFSIAVTFAVGTSTILSIYLGQGNREHANRLFSQNLVLLAIIGLTITALVLVFLEPFALLLGAEEETLGYTMSYLRGLAPFAICFIVSYNLEILVKTDGRPMLAILTVCIGCLTNCVLDYVAIFVLNWGAWGAAFATGLSQLLTCIIYITHFFGKHTTFHLVRFRPEGSIYRRLIPIGLADGVTELCNGVMIFLFNHVILRCIGTDGLVSYTIIAYTNTLVVNIMLGVSQGSQPLVSFQYGRKDSEKYRRLLRYGLITVAIMTAVCFAGIFLLAPQLVHIFLGSEKPLLNAASTGALRRYALSYLLVGFNILMGGFLTAVERPRSALCISMGRGLVLQAGALLLLAALWGGSSIWFAPLCSELLCFAMALILMRRFRRDTTA, encoded by the coding sequence ATGCAAGATCAGCGCAGTCTGCTGGCACAGTTTCTACGCTTCTCCTCGGCCACCGTGGCCTCCCTCATGGTTTTTTCCCTGTACTCCATCGTGGACGGCCTGTTCGTGGCCAAGGGTGTAGGGGACTACGCCATGGCGGCGGTGAATCTGGCCGTCCCCTTCACCAACGTCATGTTCTCCATCGCCGTCACCTTCGCCGTAGGCACCAGCACCATCCTCTCCATCTATCTGGGGCAGGGCAACCGGGAGCACGCCAACCGCCTGTTCTCCCAGAATCTGGTGCTGCTGGCGATCATCGGCCTGACCATCACCGCTCTGGTGCTGGTCTTTCTGGAGCCCTTTGCCCTGCTGCTGGGGGCAGAGGAGGAGACGCTGGGCTACACCATGTCGTATCTGCGGGGGCTGGCTCCCTTTGCCATCTGCTTCATCGTGTCGTATAATCTGGAGATCCTGGTCAAGACCGACGGGCGGCCCATGCTGGCCATTCTCACGGTGTGCATCGGCTGCCTCACCAACTGCGTACTGGACTATGTGGCCATCTTTGTGCTGAACTGGGGCGCATGGGGCGCCGCCTTCGCCACAGGCCTGAGCCAGCTGCTGACCTGCATCATCTACATCACCCACTTCTTCGGCAAGCACACCACCTTCCATCTGGTACGCTTCCGTCCGGAGGGCTCCATCTACCGCCGCCTGATCCCCATCGGCCTGGCGGACGGTGTCACGGAGCTGTGCAATGGCGTGATGATCTTCCTCTTCAATCACGTGATCCTCCGCTGCATCGGCACCGACGGGCTGGTGAGCTATACCATCATCGCCTACACCAATACGCTGGTGGTGAACATCATGCTGGGTGTGTCTCAGGGCTCCCAGCCGCTGGTGAGCTTCCAGTACGGCCGCAAGGACTCGGAGAAGTACCGCCGGCTGCTGCGGTACGGCCTGATCACCGTAGCCATCATGACGGCGGTCTGCTTTGCCGGTATTTTCCTGCTGGCCCCGCAGCTGGTACATATCTTCCTCGGCTCGGAGAAGCCTCTGCTGAACGCCGCCTCCACCGGGGCGCTGCGGCGATACGCTCTATCGTATCTGCTGGTGGGCTTCAACATCCTCATGGGCGGCTTCCTGACGGCGGTGGAGCGGCCCCGCTCCGCCCTGTGCATCTCCATGGGCCGGGGACTGGTGCTGCAGGCCGGGGCGCTGCTCCTGCTGGCGGCGCTCTGGGGCGGCAGCAGCATCTGGTTCGCCCCCCTCTGCTCGGAGCTTCTGTGCTTTGCCATGGCATTGATCCTCATGCGCCGCTTCCGCCGGGATACGACGGCGTAA
- a CDS encoding adenine deaminase, translating to MNQKLLSVAKGETPADLVIRNGKVVNVYSGEIYDGGVAICGDTIAAVGDVEYCIGEGTRVVDAEGKYLTPGFLDGHIHPESSSLAIRPFAEAVLAHGTTGIMTDLHEVGVVSGLEGIEAILKEAEATDLKIYFVVPSHVPFSPNLETSGGRFNPEIIRKALKRPDAVGLSECVGPYITAGFPDLLESFDATLSMPGKTLQGHLPDMYGPAMSACIAAGVSTDHESFCEKDVFERLRNGCHLMMREGSAARNMPVLLKTVMENHLDTAMVSIVTDDLHTVDLQERGHLDDSLRTALGMGLDFVKAIQMVTVNCARAFNLDREIGGLAPGRRADINITTGPEDFRVLTTFAGGRQITDDGKLLVHYETAEHEPCVLNTMHLKNPITADSFKIHAPAGAKKVKALVMDTLPYMPFTNRRDVELPVVDGVVQCDVEQDVLYIAQVERHGKNGNVGKAFMGGFHIRGGAMASSVGHDNHNIIVMGDSFEDMALAVNRCVELGGGQVIVRDGKVAAEVAYPICGLLSDLPLEELAEKKKELNRVAHEMGTEIAIPFMFLSFICLAAIPAYAITDCGFIDVVQQKVIDPILEVVE from the coding sequence ATGAATCAGAAATTACTGTCCGTTGCGAAAGGGGAGACTCCGGCCGATCTGGTGATCCGGAACGGCAAGGTAGTCAATGTCTATTCCGGTGAGATTTATGACGGTGGTGTGGCCATCTGCGGCGACACCATCGCCGCCGTGGGCGATGTGGAATACTGCATCGGTGAAGGCACCCGGGTGGTGGATGCGGAAGGAAAGTATCTGACCCCGGGCTTTTTGGACGGGCATATCCATCCGGAAAGCTCGTCACTGGCAATCCGTCCCTTTGCCGAGGCGGTGCTGGCACACGGCACCACCGGCATCATGACAGACCTGCATGAGGTGGGCGTGGTGTCCGGGTTGGAGGGCATCGAGGCCATCCTGAAGGAAGCAGAAGCCACAGACCTGAAAATCTATTTCGTGGTGCCGTCCCATGTGCCGTTTTCTCCCAATCTGGAAACCAGCGGCGGCCGCTTTAACCCGGAGATCATCCGCAAGGCACTGAAGCGTCCGGATGCGGTGGGCCTGTCCGAGTGTGTTGGCCCCTATATCACGGCGGGCTTCCCCGATTTGCTGGAGTCCTTTGACGCAACGCTGTCGATGCCCGGCAAGACGCTGCAGGGCCATCTGCCGGATATGTACGGCCCGGCTATGAGCGCCTGCATCGCCGCCGGCGTATCCACCGACCACGAGTCCTTCTGCGAAAAGGATGTGTTTGAGCGGCTGCGCAACGGCTGCCACCTGATGATGCGCGAGGGCAGCGCTGCTCGGAATATGCCGGTACTGCTGAAGACCGTGATGGAAAATCATCTGGACACCGCCATGGTCAGCATCGTTACCGACGACCTGCACACGGTGGACCTGCAGGAGCGGGGCCATCTGGACGATTCTCTGCGCACGGCGCTGGGCATGGGGCTGGACTTTGTCAAGGCTATTCAGATGGTTACCGTCAACTGCGCACGGGCGTTCAATCTGGATCGGGAGATCGGCGGACTGGCCCCCGGACGCCGGGCGGACATCAATATCACCACCGGCCCGGAGGATTTCCGCGTGCTGACCACCTTTGCCGGCGGCCGCCAGATTACGGACGACGGCAAGCTGTTGGTACACTATGAGACGGCAGAGCATGAGCCCTGTGTGCTGAACACCATGCACCTGAAGAACCCCATCACGGCAGACAGCTTCAAGATCCATGCCCCTGCAGGCGCCAAGAAGGTGAAGGCGCTGGTGATGGATACGCTGCCCTACATGCCCTTCACCAATCGCCGGGATGTGGAGCTGCCGGTGGTAGACGGCGTGGTGCAGTGCGATGTGGAGCAGGATGTGCTGTACATTGCGCAGGTAGAGCGCCATGGCAAGAACGGAAATGTGGGCAAGGCCTTTATGGGCGGCTTCCATATCCGGGGCGGCGCAATGGCTTCCTCCGTGGGCCACGACAACCACAACATCATTGTCATGGGCGACAGCTTTGAGGACATGGCACTGGCGGTGAACCGCTGCGTGGAGCTGGGCGGCGGACAGGTGATCGTCCGGGACGGCAAGGTGGCCGCCGAGGTGGCGTATCCCATCTGCGGCTTGCTGAGCGACCTGCCGCTGGAGGAACTGGCGGAGAAGAAAAAGGAACTGAACCGGGTGGCTCACGAAATGGGCACGGAAATTGCCATTCCCTTCATGTTCCTCAGCTTTATCTGTCTGGCGGCTATCCCCGCTTACGCCATTACCGACTGCGGATTTATTGATGTGGTGCAGCAGAAGGTGATCGACCCCATTCTGGAGGTCGTGGAATAA
- a CDS encoding LCP family protein → MSRHYSSRSYGGYGSPRRRTGADRFGILTFFLLLISSGFLAARLLTTGVLTQKLTLLLLSVLAGLNVLFAVTQLPRWRNKLWKLVLGLVALVLSAGMIYATVATNAVLETLSRVSSTGSVKTVVVRVRENDSAQEIGDTFGYTYGYLAQTDTDTTDALLTHLEEGLGQVKTKSYDTPTALADALYNREVDAVILGKGMVSTLKQTDGYKDFTSRTREIYTYDVTHESDTIAPNANISRQPFVVYCSGTDERISDTLLNTRSDANILAVVNPSTHKILLVNVPRDYYLPLPFNGEMDKLTHFSVYSDKGMDEPIEALNTLLGVKADYYARVNFSGLMDIVDALGGIDVTSPVDFTTVAMEMPNENGDGGYHDEAFTFTEGVNHLNGREALAFSRERSAFAQGDVQRGRNQMAVLQAIIDKATSPAILSGYQDVLKAVSDSVLTNMPQQDILKLVKLQLEDKVDWDISTYTLSGTTDMQDCFTTGFPLSVLVPDESSVAAARRMIRELING, encoded by the coding sequence ATGTCCAGACATTATTCCTCCCGCTCCTACGGCGGCTACGGTTCCCCCCGCCGCCGCACCGGGGCGGATCGGTTCGGTATACTCACCTTCTTCCTGCTGCTGATCTCCAGCGGCTTTCTGGCGGCCCGGCTGCTGACCACCGGCGTGCTGACCCAGAAGCTGACGCTGCTCCTGCTGTCGGTGCTGGCGGGACTGAACGTTCTCTTCGCCGTGACCCAACTGCCCCGCTGGCGCAACAAGCTCTGGAAGCTTGTTCTGGGCCTGGTGGCGCTGGTACTGTCGGCGGGCATGATCTACGCCACCGTGGCCACCAACGCCGTGCTGGAGACTCTCTCCCGTGTGTCCAGCACCGGCAGCGTCAAGACCGTGGTGGTGCGGGTCCGGGAAAACGACTCCGCTCAGGAGATCGGTGATACCTTCGGCTATACCTACGGCTATCTGGCTCAGACGGATACCGACACCACCGATGCCCTTCTGACGCATCTGGAGGAGGGACTGGGGCAGGTCAAGACCAAGTCCTACGACACTCCCACGGCTCTGGCCGACGCTCTGTACAACCGGGAAGTAGACGCCGTCATCCTGGGCAAAGGCATGGTCTCCACCCTGAAGCAGACCGACGGTTACAAGGATTTTACGTCCCGCACCCGTGAGATCTATACATACGACGTGACACACGAGTCCGACACCATCGCCCCGAATGCCAACATCTCCCGTCAGCCTTTCGTGGTCTATTGCAGCGGCACCGACGAGCGCATCTCCGATACCCTGCTCAACACTCGCAGCGATGCCAACATTCTGGCGGTGGTGAACCCCTCCACCCATAAAATTCTGCTGGTGAATGTCCCCCGTGACTACTATCTGCCCCTGCCCTTCAACGGAGAGATGGATAAGCTGACCCATTTCAGCGTATATAGTGATAAGGGCATGGACGAGCCCATCGAGGCCCTGAACACCTTACTGGGGGTGAAGGCCGACTACTACGCCCGTGTGAATTTCAGCGGCCTTATGGATATCGTGGACGCCTTGGGCGGCATCGATGTCACCTCCCCGGTGGACTTCACTACCGTCGCCATGGAGATGCCCAACGAAAACGGCGACGGTGGCTATCACGACGAGGCCTTTACCTTCACCGAGGGCGTCAATCACCTCAACGGCCGGGAGGCTCTGGCCTTCTCCCGTGAGCGCTCCGCCTTCGCTCAGGGCGACGTGCAGCGGGGCCGCAACCAGATGGCGGTGCTGCAGGCCATCATTGACAAGGCCACCTCCCCCGCCATTCTCTCCGGGTATCAGGATGTGCTGAAGGCCGTCTCCGACTCCGTGCTGACCAATATGCCCCAGCAGGATATCCTGAAGCTGGTGAAGCTGCAGCTGGAGGACAAGGTGGACTGGGACATCAGCACCTACACCCTCTCCGGCACCACGGATATGCAGGACTGCTTCACCACCGGCTTCCCCCTCAGCGTGCTGGTGCCGGATGAGAGCTCCGTCGCCGCCGCTCGCCGGATGATCCGGGAGCTCATCAATGGCTGA
- a CDS encoding amidohydrolase, whose amino-acid sequence MQTYLKNGYIVSMDQQDTVFDGGGVLVEDDRITAVGKVDPRLVKPDAEVIDLQGKYVLPGFVNTHVHTSQQISRGVGDDVDFICWLHDRMWPFESNMTEEDSYVSTLMTSLELIRSGVTSFAEPGGQFVSGMARGTAESGLRGKLAKSVMDCGEGLPEIWQRTMEQELEQQVVDLEKFHNTADGRVQVWFGLRTIFNNTDELCVRTKELADKYGVGIHMHVAEAKEEKEYTYARWGEGTVKHLERLGVLDKNLLAVHTVWLTDEELELFKKREVKISHNPASAMRVLGFARIPKMLAMGLRPSIGTDGASSSNHMDMVDEMWLTSLIHKGWRLDPTVVPSQDILRMATKWGSRALLDEDLYGSLECGKKADLIVIDPHGPSMMPVNDKIAALVTAMHSANIQSTMCDGKWLMRDRKILTLDEEAILKEACDRAKAIYKRAGIELPDRFPVVKV is encoded by the coding sequence ATGCAAACCTATTTGAAGAACGGTTACATCGTCTCCATGGATCAGCAGGACACCGTTTTTGACGGTGGCGGTGTGCTGGTGGAGGATGACCGCATTACGGCGGTTGGTAAGGTAGACCCCAGGCTGGTGAAGCCCGACGCAGAGGTCATTGACCTGCAGGGCAAGTATGTACTGCCCGGGTTTGTGAACACTCACGTACACACCTCCCAGCAGATTTCCCGCGGAGTGGGCGATGATGTTGATTTCATCTGCTGGCTTCATGACCGGATGTGGCCCTTTGAGAGCAACATGACGGAGGAGGACTCTTATGTATCCACGCTGATGACCAGTCTGGAGCTGATTCGCTCCGGCGTGACCTCCTTTGCAGAACCCGGCGGACAGTTCGTCTCCGGCATGGCCCGCGGTACGGCGGAATCCGGTCTGCGCGGTAAGCTGGCCAAATCTGTGATGGACTGCGGCGAGGGACTGCCGGAAATCTGGCAGCGCACCATGGAGCAGGAACTGGAGCAGCAGGTGGTGGATCTGGAGAAATTCCACAATACCGCCGACGGAAGGGTACAGGTTTGGTTTGGACTGCGTACCATTTTCAACAACACCGATGAGCTGTGCGTCCGCACCAAGGAACTGGCGGATAAATACGGCGTCGGTATCCACATGCATGTGGCTGAGGCCAAGGAGGAAAAAGAATATACCTATGCCCGCTGGGGTGAGGGTACAGTGAAGCATCTGGAGCGGCTGGGCGTACTGGATAAAAATTTGCTGGCCGTTCACACAGTATGGCTGACGGACGAGGAACTGGAACTATTCAAGAAGCGGGAAGTAAAGATTTCTCACAACCCGGCTTCCGCCATGCGTGTGCTGGGCTTTGCACGAATCCCGAAGATGCTGGCTATGGGACTGCGGCCCTCCATCGGTACGGACGGCGCTTCTTCCTCCAACCATATGGACATGGTGGACGAGATGTGGCTGACCAGCCTGATTCACAAGGGCTGGCGTCTGGACCCCACGGTCGTTCCCTCACAGGATATTCTGCGGATGGCCACCAAGTGGGGTTCCCGTGCGCTGCTGGACGAAGACCTGTATGGCAGTCTGGAATGCGGCAAGAAGGCGGATCTGATCGTCATTGACCCCCACGGCCCGTCTATGATGCCGGTGAATGACAAAATCGCCGCACTGGTGACGGCCATGCATTCGGCCAACATCCAGTCCACCATGTGTGACGGCAAGTGGCTGATGCGGGACCGGAAGATCCTGACGCTGGACGAGGAGGCCATTCTGAAGGAGGCCTGCGACCGGGCAAAAGCCATCTACAAGCGGGCGGGCATTGAGCTGCCGGATCGCTTCCCGGTGGTGAAGGTTTAA
- a CDS encoding DMT family transporter, with translation MSNRQKLMGHLYAIFTTLVWGSCFVLTKVMLTAYTPTQIIPLRMGLAYLALWALRPKTMKLPWKDELMFILIGITGGSFYFFLQNTASAHTSAANVSILVSMSPILTVILAQLFSRRGEKLGKWVYIGAVVAIAGVVMVVLNGTLSFHLSPLGDLLALAAALMWAVYSILVKKYTERYDNFLVTRRVFLWAFLTSLPLVLLTDGLPSLTPLFTQPNILVSWLFLGVFGNAVCFAIWNIAFKRLGVVITNNYLYATPFVTVVAGWLLLGEKISLMCIIGAVLITLGVIFAGKSDS, from the coding sequence ATGTCAAATCGTCAAAAGCTCATGGGGCATCTGTATGCCATCTTTACTACTCTGGTGTGGGGCAGCTGCTTCGTGCTCACCAAGGTCATGCTGACGGCCTATACCCCCACCCAGATCATCCCCCTGCGGATGGGGCTGGCGTATCTGGCTCTGTGGGCGCTGCGACCCAAGACCATGAAGCTCCCGTGGAAGGATGAGCTGATGTTCATCCTCATCGGCATCACCGGCGGCAGCTTCTACTTCTTCCTGCAGAATACCGCCTCGGCCCATACCTCCGCTGCCAACGTCAGTATTCTGGTATCCATGTCCCCTATCCTAACGGTGATTTTGGCGCAGCTGTTCTCCCGCAGGGGGGAGAAGCTGGGCAAGTGGGTCTACATCGGCGCCGTGGTAGCCATCGCTGGCGTGGTGATGGTGGTGCTCAACGGCACCCTGTCCTTCCATCTAAGCCCCTTGGGCGACCTGCTGGCTCTGGCCGCCGCCCTCATGTGGGCGGTGTACTCCATCCTCGTCAAGAAGTATACTGAGCGCTACGACAACTTCCTTGTGACCCGCCGGGTGTTTCTGTGGGCCTTCCTGACCTCCCTGCCGCTGGTGCTGCTGACGGACGGCCTGCCCAGCCTGACGCCCCTGTTCACCCAGCCCAATATTCTGGTGAGCTGGCTATTCTTGGGCGTGTTCGGCAACGCCGTGTGCTTCGCCATCTGGAACATTGCCTTCAAGCGGCTGGGCGTGGTCATCACCAACAACTACCTCTATGCCACTCCTTTCGTCACTGTGGTGGCGGGCTGGCTGCTGCTGGGGGAGAAAATTTCCCTCATGTGCATCATCGGTGCCGTCCTGATCACGCTGGGTGTCATCTTCGCCGGGAAGTCGGATTCCTGA
- a CDS encoding MerR family transcriptional regulator has translation MKEFLTIGELANIFNMDVQLLRHYDTKGLLVPQVRNSENNRRFYHFDQVYPLATIRYLRRLDYSLAQIKAFLHSNGLRDNLQMLSQQAQQLRRQCDELNATIQIIQQKVEFIEREQAVSQRDKFYVRTFPRRAFLHIGEEINLFTHELFYFYPTVGFYQGQRKWFGAYLYEDTPDEARRLPDLMAEQPVSYIPAEDYLCGYHYGPYLTIQDSIDRLFGEAYRRKLPVDDCVITPNIVDQCCEGHPDNYITGLEVRILSLDEQNEKKSFAAISKPEDI, from the coding sequence ATGAAAGAATTCTTGACGATCGGGGAGCTTGCCAACATATTCAACATGGATGTCCAACTGCTGCGCCATTATGATACCAAGGGTCTGCTGGTGCCGCAGGTGCGCAACAGCGAAAACAACCGCCGCTTTTACCATTTCGATCAGGTCTATCCCTTGGCCACGATCCGATACCTGCGGCGACTGGACTACTCCCTTGCCCAGATCAAGGCTTTTCTCCACAGCAACGGTCTTCGTGATAACCTGCAAATGCTCTCCCAGCAGGCGCAGCAGCTGCGCCGTCAATGCGATGAGCTGAATGCCACCATCCAAATCATCCAGCAGAAGGTGGAGTTTATCGAGAGGGAACAGGCGGTCAGCCAGCGGGATAAATTCTATGTTCGCACCTTCCCGCGTCGCGCCTTTCTGCACATCGGCGAGGAAATCAACCTTTTTACCCATGAGCTGTTTTACTTCTATCCCACCGTAGGCTTTTATCAGGGACAGCGAAAATGGTTCGGCGCTTATCTCTATGAAGACACTCCCGACGAGGCCCGCCGCCTGCCGGATTTGATGGCCGAACAGCCCGTTTCCTATATTCCTGCCGAGGACTATCTCTGCGGCTATCATTACGGACCGTATCTCACCATTCAGGACTCCATCGACCGCCTGTTTGGTGAAGCTTACCGCCGGAAGCTGCCGGTGGATGACTGTGTGATCACCCCCAATATCGTGGATCAGTGCTGCGAGGGACACCCGGATAATTATATTACCGGCCTGGAGGTGCGCATCCTCTCCCTTGATGAACAAAATGAAAAAAAGTCCTTTGCGGCCATTTCCAAGCCTGAGGACATATAG
- a CDS encoding LCP family glycopolymer transferase, with amino-acid sequence MTSKQTHSDTSGSRRMAWMDWFGLIALGLLMVCSLVLLGQLLNLDMLDNKYLLLLMAGILILNSGHAVVQLPRRPSKGGHAAKIGCGVLAVILSAGMIYGAVAGGSLKSAVTRIVGKMAEKQTIDIIVLKDNEASSIEDAVGYTFGVLENADQENTAEVLKTLSDLNPTSKAYASVPQLADALYDGEVDAIILNDGYLPILEQTEGYTDFDNYTRILKQFDFTKEVAPVVPNESITVEPFVVYCSGIDARNSDVNIQSLSDVNILAVVNPKSRQILLLNTPRDYFLPLSFNGQLDKLTHAGMYGIDESMRVLDDLYGVETQYYARVNFYGLTKIVDALGGVDVYSEQTFTTKVMQIPDKNGNLYDDYFSFTEGMNYNVDGQAALAFCRERYSFSDGDNQRGRNQMAMIKAIFNKATSPAILSTYGEVLDAVADTMITNMPYEDISSLVKMQLSDMSGWNITSYSVTGYGGTEECYSMPGQALWVMWPDYDTVNVAKDLIAQVMAGQTPVIPED; translated from the coding sequence ATGACTTCCAAACAAACGCACAGCGACACCTCCGGCAGCCGCCGTATGGCGTGGATGGACTGGTTCGGCCTGATTGCGCTGGGACTGCTGATGGTGTGCAGTCTGGTGCTGCTGGGCCAGCTCCTGAATCTGGATATGCTGGACAACAAATATCTGCTGCTGCTGATGGCGGGCATCCTGATCCTCAATAGCGGCCACGCCGTGGTGCAGCTGCCCCGCCGCCCCTCCAAGGGTGGTCATGCCGCCAAGATCGGCTGCGGCGTGCTGGCTGTGATCCTGTCCGCCGGAATGATCTACGGCGCCGTGGCCGGCGGCAGTCTCAAAAGTGCCGTCACCCGCATCGTGGGCAAGATGGCGGAGAAGCAGACCATCGACATCATCGTCCTGAAGGACAACGAGGCCAGCTCCATCGAGGATGCCGTGGGCTATACCTTCGGCGTGCTGGAAAACGCCGATCAGGAGAACACCGCCGAGGTGCTCAAAACCCTGTCCGATCTGAATCCCACCTCCAAGGCCTACGCCTCTGTGCCCCAGCTGGCGGACGCTCTGTATGACGGCGAGGTGGACGCCATTATCCTTAACGACGGCTATCTGCCCATTCTGGAGCAGACCGAGGGCTATACGGATTTCGACAACTACACCCGTATCCTCAAGCAGTTCGACTTCACCAAGGAGGTCGCCCCGGTGGTACCCAACGAGTCCATCACCGTGGAGCCCTTCGTGGTCTATTGCAGCGGCATTGATGCCCGGAACTCCGATGTCAACATCCAGAGCCTCAGTGACGTGAACATTTTGGCGGTGGTGAATCCCAAGTCCCGGCAAATTCTGCTGCTAAATACCCCCCGTGACTACTTCCTGCCCCTGAGCTTCAACGGCCAGCTGGATAAACTGACCCACGCCGGTATGTACGGCATCGACGAGTCCATGCGGGTGCTGGACGATCTCTACGGTGTGGAAACGCAGTACTACGCCCGTGTCAACTTCTACGGCCTGACCAAGATCGTGGATGCTCTGGGCGGCGTAGACGTCTACTCCGAGCAGACCTTCACCACCAAGGTCATGCAGATCCCCGATAAGAACGGTAATCTCTATGACGACTACTTCTCCTTCACCGAGGGGATGAACTACAACGTGGACGGGCAGGCGGCTCTGGCTTTCTGCCGGGAGCGCTACTCCTTCTCTGACGGTGACAACCAGCGTGGCCGCAACCAGATGGCCATGATCAAGGCCATCTTCAACAAGGCCACCTCTCCCGCCATCCTCTCCACCTACGGCGAGGTGCTGGATGCCGTGGCGGACACCATGATCACCAATATGCCCTATGAGGACATCAGCAGTCTGGTAAAAATGCAGCTGTCGGATATGTCCGGCTGGAACATCACCAGCTACTCCGTCACCGGCTACGGCGGCACGGAGGAGTGCTACTCCATGCCCGGTCAGGCCCTGTGGGTCATGTGGCCCGACTATGACACGGTGAACGTGGCCAAGGATCTCATTGCACAAGTCATGGCGGGTCAGACCCCCGTCATCCCCGAAGATTAA
- a CDS encoding NCS2 family permease: MKNDFFKLKDHGTTVRREVLAGITTFMTMAYVLAVQPSAICGFGPDPYITDINGIVISKSALLVMCALVSGIITLFMGLYANLPLALSTAMGSNFILGGLVNSGTVSFGWAMALLLCSGILFILVTVLGVRKMVVDLLPKNLKIAIPTAVGFFIAYLGFKNTGLATFSDSGLALGDFTQPAVLLALITLAVMGVLTAYKVRGAILIGIIVGTIISIPMGVSTLPAALVSLPDMSEIGNLVLCYDFKSVLADIPGALVWIFILFTSDFFATFGALIAVGAQTNMLDENGNFPQIEKPFLVDAVGTVVGSGTGCTTISTFIESTIGVEAGGRTGLTAIVSGVLFLVCIFLSPLFLMIPTAVTGVALIFVGFSMLSGFTKLDFSDFKSCFGPFAMILFGTFTGDIAAAICLGVLTDVLIKVLTGDAKKVHPVLYVLCIPLVLYFIV, encoded by the coding sequence ATGAAGAACGATTTTTTTAAGCTGAAGGACCACGGTACCACCGTCCGGCGGGAAGTGCTGGCAGGTATCACCACCTTTATGACCATGGCCTATGTGCTGGCAGTGCAGCCTTCAGCCATCTGTGGCTTCGGCCCCGATCCCTACATCACGGATATAAACGGCATTGTCATCAGCAAGTCGGCGCTGCTGGTGATGTGTGCGCTGGTCAGCGGTATCATCACCCTGTTTATGGGCCTGTATGCCAATTTGCCGCTGGCACTGTCTACCGCTATGGGCAGCAACTTCATTCTTGGCGGGCTGGTCAACAGCGGCACGGTATCCTTCGGCTGGGCCATGGCACTGCTGCTGTGCTCCGGTATCCTGTTCATTCTGGTGACGGTTCTGGGCGTGCGAAAAATGGTGGTGGATCTGCTGCCGAAAAACCTGAAGATTGCCATACCAACCGCCGTGGGCTTCTTTATTGCCTATCTGGGCTTTAAAAACACCGGCCTTGCCACTTTCAGCGACAGCGGTCTGGCTTTGGGCGATTTTACCCAGCCTGCGGTGCTACTGGCCTTGATCACCCTGGCAGTGATGGGCGTGCTGACGGCCTACAAGGTGCGCGGCGCTATTCTGATCGGCATCATTGTCGGCACCATCATCAGCATTCCTATGGGTGTGTCTACGCTGCCTGCTGCGCTGGTGTCCCTGCCGGATATGAGCGAAATCGGCAATCTGGTGCTGTGCTACGACTTCAAGTCCGTGTTGGCTGACATCCCCGGCGCACTGGTGTGGATCTTCATCCTGTTTACCAGCGACTTCTTTGCTACCTTCGGCGCACTGATCGCCGTGGGCGCCCAGACCAATATGCTGGATGAGAATGGCAACTTCCCCCAGATTGAAAAGCCCTTCCTGGTGGATGCTGTTGGTACCGTGGTGGGCTCCGGCACCGGATGCACCACCATCTCCACCTTCATTGAATCCACCATCGGCGTGGAAGCTGGCGGTCGCACGGGCCTGACGGCGATTGTCAGCGGAGTGCTGTTCCTGGTGTGCATTTTCCTGTCCCCGCTGTTTTTGATGATCCCCACTGCCGTGACCGGCGTGGCGCTGATCTTCGTGGGCTTCTCCATGCTGTCGGGCTTTACGAAGCTGGACTTCTCCGACTTCAAGAGTTGCTTCGGCCCCTTCGCGATGATCCTGTTCGGCACCTTTACCGGCGACATTGCTGCGGCGATCTGCCTGGGCGTGCTGACGGACGTGCTGATCAAGGTGCTGACAGGCGATGCAAAGAAGGTACACCCGGTGCTGTACGTGCTGTGCATCCCGCTGGTGCTGTATTTCATCGTGTAA